One genomic window of Pocillopora verrucosa isolate sample1 chromosome 8, ASM3666991v2, whole genome shotgun sequence includes the following:
- the LOC131789613 gene encoding casein kinase I-like, whose translation MELRVGNKYRLGRKIGSGSFGDIYLGTNISTVEEVAIKLECVKTKHPQLHIEAKFYKMMQGGVGIPTIKWCGTEGDYNVLVMELLGPSLEDLFNFCNRKFSIKTVLLLADQMISRIEYVHCKNFIHRDIKPDNFLMGLGKKGSLVYIIDFGLAKKYRDPRTHQHIPYRENKNLTGTARYASINTHLGIEQSRRDDLESLGYVLMYFNLGSLPWQGLKAATKKQKYERISEKKMSTPIEILCKGFPSEFSTYLNNCRSLRFDDKPDYSYLRQLFRNLFHCQGYVYDYIFDWNLLKFGSGREPDGGAERPVMRGGEKALEREREPREPERNHRSSTTRAVAGGASGRLRDPMSGATPSPVGAQRPISRAERERRITRLHRGAPADVQGGDLPRGDMSRMSGAHVRSTPVMTPTSSGTGLRRASGTRQQERDPGMMELSTVRHSTKHFTRAPK comes from the exons ATGGAGTTGCGTGTTGGGAACAAGTATCGCCTTGGGAGGAAGATTGGTAGTGGATCATTTGGAGACATATACCTCg GGACGAATATTTCAACTGTGGAAGAGGTTGCTATAAAGTTGGAATGTGTCAAAACCAAACATCCGCAACTGCACATAGAAGCGAAGTTTTACAAGATGATGCAAGGAGgag TTGGCATACCTACTATCAAGTGGTGTGGAACAGAAGGTGATTACAATGTGTTAGTGATGGAGCTACTGGGGCCCAGTCTGGAGgatcttttcaatttttgcaaCAGGAAGTTTAGTATAAAAACAGTGCTTCTCTTAGCTGATCAGATG aTCAGCAGAATAGAGTATgttcattgtaaaaatttcatCCACCGGGATATCAAGCCAGACAACTTTTTGATGGGACTTGGAAAGAAGGGGAGTCTTGTGTACATCATTGACTTTGGACTAGCCAAGAAGTACAGAGACCCAAGAACACATCAGCATATACCatacagagaaaataaaaacctcACTGGAACAGCCAGATATGCCAGTATCAACACTCACTTGGGAATTG AACAAAGCAGAAGAGATGATTTAGAATCACTTGGTTATGTACTGATGTACTTCAACCTGGGTAGCCTTCCATGGCAAGGCCTTAAAGCTGCcaccaagaaacaaaaatatgaacgaatcagtgaaaagaaaatgtctaCGCCCATTGAAATCCTCTGTAAAGGATTTCCAT CTGAATTTTCCACTTACCTCAACAACTGTCGGTCACTACGCTTTGATGACAAGCCAGACTACTCTTACCTACGCCAACTTTTCCGCAACCTTTTTCACTGTCAAGGATATGTTTATGACTACATATTTGACTGGAATCTTCTCAAGTTT GGAAGTGGTCGGGAGCCAGATGGTGGCGCTGAAAGACCAGTAATGAGAGGAGGAGAAAAGGCACTAGAGAGGGAACGTGAACCCAGGGAACCAGAACGGAACCATCGAAGCTCCACTACCCGTGCTGTTGCTGGTGGAGCATCTGGTCGGCTCCGAGATCCAATGAGTGGTGCTACTCCCTCCCCAGTTG GTGCACAGAGACCAATTTCACGAGCTGAAAGAGAAAGACGGATCACTCGCCTTCATCGCGGGGCCCCAGCTGATGTCCAAGGCGGGGATCTCCCTCGGGGTGACATGTCGCGGATGTCCGGCGCCCACGTTCGCTCGACCCCTGTGATGACCCCAACGTCCTCTGGGACTGGACTGAGACGCGCCAGTGGAACCAGGCAACAGGAAAGGGATCCTGGAATGATGGAACTCTCCACTGTACGTCATTCAACGAAACATTTCACGCGTGCCCCAAAATGA
- the LOC131790134 gene encoding melanopsin-A-like produces MSNFNSTPPLNRTSNSDNDQGEFLALRIIQGIGMCLFILTGIPGNFLVCYLVRRTRRLRTVTNLIISNLAVADLGMCLFNIPVSLVTVIYNRWVLTDFVCQIAGFTNSLFLFEALWSLALVSISRYWCIVQPGKFSAIFTRRRTLAMITATWILSLLCALPPLFDWSKYVFTVGKSTCYFNLNEHFPYTIILAIVVFILPYILITVPYYRIFRFIRGHSRRMSINSISASFRKATRSTFQDFKVTKLLLVVVCVFVACWTPHIIVNLMNGFGIIQSIPRILNAMSTFLTFLSSSCNPFIYGLMNNKFRKGFRAVLCAPCQKFAKQKAPMLERKISGETTRNLSSRSRSSHRREWRVVTETRNTVYESCV; encoded by the coding sequence ATGTCGAATTTTAATTCCACGCCACCATTAAATCGCACGAGTAACTCTGATAATGACCAAGGAGAATTCCTGGCGCTAAGGATCATTCAAGGGATCGGGatgtgcttatttattcttaCTGGGATTCCCGGGAACTTTTTAGTGTGTTATCTGGTTCGGAGAACGCGACGACTTCGAACAGTCACAAATTTGATTATCAGCAATCTAGCCGTTGCGGACCTGGGGATGTGTCTCTTTAACATCCCCGTTTCCTTGGTAACTGTCATTTATAACCGTTGGGTATTGACTGATTTTGTATGCCAGATCGCAGGTTTCACTAACTCGTTATTCCTCTTCGAAGCTTTGTGGTCTCTTGCCTTGGTTAGCATTAGTAGATACTGGTGTATCGTGCAGCCTGGTAAATTCTCCGCCATTTTTACACGTCGCCGAACCTTGGCCATGATCACGGCAACGTGGATCCTGTCGCTTCTCTGTGCCCTGCCACCCTTATTTGATTGGTCTAAATATGTCTTTACAGTCGGTAAATCAACGTGCTATTTCAACCTAAATGAGCACTTCCCGTACACAATTATTTTAGCCATTGTAGTGTTTATTTTGCCTTATATTTTGATTACAGTTCCTTACTACCGGATCTTTCGTTTTATCCGTGGTCACAGCCGAAGAATGAGCATCAACAGTATATCTGCAAGTTTCAGAAAGGCAACCCGTTCTACCTTTCAAGACTTCAAAGTAACAAAATTATTGCTTGTGGTTGTCTGTGTCTTCGTAGCCTGTTGGACCCCACACATTATTGTTAATCTCATGAACGGTTTTGGCATCATTCAATCGATTCCACGAATTTTGAACGCCATGAGCAcgtttttaactttcctttccAGTTCTTGCAACCCGTTTATCTATGGTCTCATGAACAATAAGTTTCGCAAGGGTTTTCGTGCAGTTCTCTGCGCACCTTGCCAAAAATTCGCTAAGCAAAAGGCACCAATGCTAGAAAGGAAAATAAGCGGCGAAACCACCAGGAACTTAAGTTCACGATCAAGAAGTAGTCACAGAAGAGAATGGAGAGTTGTAACAGAGACAAGGAACACAGTTTACGAGTCATGTGTATAA
- the LOC131789931 gene encoding zinc transporter ZIP11 encodes MIPNSNPVVQALLGTLFTWGVTALGSALVFVFNSGQRKVLDASLGFAAGVMLAASYWSLLAPAIEMAETSGSYGEGGKFAFVPVSIGFILGAVFVYGADKLMPLLGVESSNFAEALTGDFQNGNACKEKESKDNIHHTEISIHNLSHNRDTSQLTQRKKEYLHDSSNKDIDHEGQISKEQKASWRRILLLIIAITVHNIPEGLAVGVGFGAIGKTAAATFENARNLAIGIGIQNFPEGLAVSLPLRGAGFSSWKSFWYGQLSGMVEPLAGLFGALAVVVAEPLLPYALAFAAGAMVYVVVDDIIPEAQTSGNGRLASCTTIVGFVVMMSLDVGLG; translated from the exons ATGATCCCAAACTCTAATCCTGTTGTTCAGGCTCTTTTAGGGACGTTGTTTACATGGGGAGTAACAGCTCTTGGATCTGCTCTCGTCTTCGTTTTTAACAGCGGACAG AGAAAGGTTCTCGATGCTAGCCTGGGATTTGCCGCGGGG GTCATGCTAGCAGCTTCATATTGGTCCTTATTAGCCCCAGCCATAGAAATGGCAGAAACTTCAGGAAGTTATGGAGAAGGTGGCAAGTTTGCCTTTGTTCCAGTATCTATAGGGTTCATTCTTGGAGCAGTATTTGTATATGGGGCAGACAAGCTTATGCCACTTCTG ggTGTGGAATCATCTAATTTTGCTGAGGCCCTAACTGGTGATTTTCAGAATGGTAATGCATGCAAAGAGAAGGAATCAAAGGATAACATCCATCACACAGAAATCTCCATCCACAACTTGTCACACAACAGAGATACATCACAGCTTACACAAAGAAAGAAGGAATATTTACATGATTCTAGTAATAAAGACATTGATCATGAAGGACAGATATCAAAAGAGCAAAAAGCCAGCTGGAGGAGAATTTTATTATTGATCATAGCAATTACTGTTCATAATATTCCAG AGGGTCTGGCTGTTGGAGTAGGGTTTGGTGCCATAGGAAAAACAGCTGCTGCAACCTTTGAAAATGCAAG GAATTTAGCAATAGGCATTGGAATTCAGAACTTTCCAGAAGGACTGGCTGTTAGTCTCCCACTTCGAGGGGCAGGATTTTCCTCATGGAAGAGCTTTTG gTATGGTCAGCTAAGTGGAATGGTAGAACCATTAGCTGGACTTTTTGGTGCTCTTGCAGTTGTG GTTGCTGAGCCCTTGTTGCCATATGCTTTGGCATTTGCAGCTGGTGCAATGGTGTATGTTGTAGTTGATGATATCATACCAGAGGCCCAGACAAG tggTAATGGACGGTTAGCTTCATGTACAACTATTGTTGGTTTTGTAGTAATGATGTCTCTAGATGTTGGGCTTGGATGA
- the LOC131790661 gene encoding lysophospholipid acyltransferase 7, translating to MSTTDLLYLCMLLGSIPFGHLVKLSGSPSRKQFLSTVAGVCLSLALVGVWGILHSFWTILGTYVIVISLGPRRCEWVAFLFVFGYLFFFRTCKYFGFEKPPEHSNAIQLLVTLRCCTLPFEIFESEEETSEGESKKSKRPSFYEFLSYSYCYCGLTTGPYYRYKTFKDMINQQHPEKISTVIPAMRNLQTFPFYGVIYLILNHYFPISHIGTPEYTSHPWGVLYQLAYLVPTFHGFRWRFYIGWLLAESCCMTLGLGAYPFETEPKPGLGPTKAVPEQSEPNTEKNGTINQTTPEQNKECNQDMHSFETIHNINIFEVEFSPTMGNTMKNWNMTVQWWIATYIHRKTPFKNKSLRMFTTLLVSAFWHGVAPGYYLTFLCVPLTVIAEVQMSKAIKPYLSPELCYWYDWLSWFFHYRSMEYLGCGFMLLQLAPCLEAWKSMYFVGHIVMAVFIVIPFFIPKKHTIDKEAKKKSS from the exons ATGTCCACTACAGACTTACTTTATCTCTGTATGCTATTAGGATCTATTCCATTCGGCCATTTGGTCAAATTATCAGGTTCTCCTTCACGAAAGCAATTCCTTTCCACCGTTGCTGGTGTATGCTTGTCACTCGCGCTTGTCGGAGTTTGGGGAATTCTTCACTCCTTTTGGACAATTCTAGGCACGTATGTGATAGTTATTTCTCTTGGTCCAAG GCGATGTGAGTGGGTAGCTTTCCTGTTTGTGTTCGgctatctttttttcttccgcACATGCAAGTATTTTGGATTTGAAAAGCCACCAGAACACAGCAATGCTATTCAGCTGTTGGTGACCTTGAGG tgTTGTACACTgccatttgaaatatttgagtCTGAGGAAGAAACCAGTGAAGGAGAATCTAAAAAGTCAAAGCGACCATCCTTTTATGAGTTCCTTAGTTACTCCTACTGTTATTGTGGACTCACCACTGGTCCTTACTATCGCTACAAGACTTTCAAGGACATGATTAACCAACAACATCCTGAGAAGATTTCCACCGTCATCCCTGCCATGAGAAATCTTCAGACATTTCCCTTCTATGGTGTGATATACCTTATTTTAAACCATTACTTTCCAATCAGTCATATTGGGACTCCAGAATACACCAGTCATCCTTGGGGGGTGTTGTACCAACTGGCTTATCTTGTCCCAACCTTTCATGGGTTTCGCTGGCGCTTTTACATAGGCTGGCTCCTTGCTGAAAGTTGCTGTATGACTCTTGGTTTGGGGGCATATCCATTTGAAACAGAACCAAAGCCTGGGTTAGGGCCTACCAAAGCAGTTCCAGAACAAAGTGAACCtaatacagaaaaaaatggaaCCATTAATCAGACCACTCCTGAGCAAAACAAAGAATGTAATCAAGACATGCACAG CTTTGAGACAATCCACAACATAAACATTTTTGAGGTGGAGTTTTCACCTACTATGGGAAATACAATGAAGAATTGGAACATGACTGTTCAATGGTGGATTGCAACTTACATACACAGGAAAACtccttttaaaaacaaaagcttaAG AATGTTCACCACTCTTCTTGTCAGTGCCTTCTGGCATGGTGTGGCCCCAGGTTATTACCTGACCTTTTTGTGTGTTCCACTGACAGTTATTGCTGAAGTTCAAATGTCTAAAGCTATCAAGCCATACCTGTCGCCAGAGCTTTGCTACTGGTATGATTGGCTGAGTTGGTTTTTTCATTACCGTAGCATGGAGTATCTTGGCTGTGGATTTATGTTGCTTCAACTTGCTCCATGCCTGGAAGCATGGAAGAGCATGTACTTTGTTGGACACATTGTGATGGcggtttttattgttattcctttttttattccGAAAAAGCATACTATTGACAAAGAGGCCAAGAAGAAATCATCTTAA